A segment of the Devriesea agamarum genome:
TCGACACCCCAACAGGAGACACCCGTGACGCAGGACGACGCACCCAAACACATCGTGGTCGTCGGCGGCGGCCCCGCGGCGCACCGCTTCGCAGAGACCATGCATCGTCGCGACGAAAACCGACGCTACAAAGTCACCGTCATCTCCGAAGAAAAAGAAGCCCCATACGACCGGGTCAACCTCGCTAAACGCTGGGATCGGTCCTATGACCTCACCCTCGGTGATCCCACACTGTGGCAGGACGAACACGTCGATCTGATTCTCGGTGACAAGGTCAACTCCCTAGACACCACGGCTAAAACGGTTCGCACCTCGTCTGGAACCATCTACGGATATGACGAATTGGTGCTGGCCACCGGTTCAAACGCGTTCACGCCCCCGGTCACTGGCTGGGACACAAAGGGGGTTTTCGTCTACCGCACCGTCGAGGACGTCGACCGCATGTCCGCTTGCGTCGAAGCGATGAAGCACGACACCGACCGCACCGGCATCGCCGTGGTTCTCGGCGGCGGCCTGCTCGGCCTAGAAGCTGCGGGAGGTCTTGCCGCCGAGGGCTATAACGTGCACCTGGTGGAGCTAGCGGGATGGTTGATGCCCTCACAGCTGGACGAGGGCGGCGGTCATATGCTGAACCATCTGATTAGCCAGCGCGGAATCACCCTGCACTGCGGAGTGAGCCTGGACAAAGTGGTGTCGCGCGCTGAACGCGGTCTTGGCAACACCCCGGTTGATGATCCCACCAGCGACGTTGCCTCGGTTCTGCTCTCGGATGGCACCGAGATCGGTGCCGACATGGTGTGCCTGGCCGTCGGGATCCGGCCACGCGATGAACTTGCGCAAGTCGGCGATTTTGATATGGGGATCCGCGGCGGGGTGCTGGTGGATCAAGCATGCCGCACGTCCGTTCCGCATGTGTGGGCCATTGGCGAGGTAGCGGCGATGGAAGGCCGTTGCATCGGGTTGGTCGCCCCGGCCAACACCATGGCCGAAGTGGTAGCGGATCGGCTGCTCGGCGGTACCGCGTCCTTCGGTACGGTCGATGGATCGACCAAGCTCAAACTCTCGGGTATTGACGTGGCATCGTTTGGAGACGCCAAGAGCGGCGGCAAAGACACCTTGGATGTGGTCTACGCCGATCCCACGAAAGGCATCTACCAAAAGCTGGTGATGAGCACCGACGCCAAGACTCTGCTCGGCGGGATCTTGGTGGGAGATGCCGCGAACTATTCCACCTTGCGCGCCTATATCGGGCGTGAACTGCCAGGCGATCCGTCGGCCTATTTCGCAGCCGCCGGGGGAGAGGCCCCTGACACCGGTGACTTCCCCGATGAGGTGACGGTCTGTTCATGCAACAACGTCACGGCGGGGACGATCAAGGAAGCCATCCGGGGCCACGGGGACTTCGGCCAGCCCGCGCAGGACATCCCAACCTTGAAGGCTTGCACCAGCGCAGGTACCCAGTGTGGTTCCTGCATCCCCCTGATGTCGAAGATCCTTGCTAATGAGTTGTCGAAAGCGGGTATCGCTGTTTCGACCGCCCTGTGCGAGCACTTCGCGATGCCGCGTAGCGAGCTGTATACGCTGATTAAAGATGGTCAGCTGACCTCGTTCGATGATGTCATCGCCGCGCATGGAACCGGTCACGGCTGCGATATTTGCAAGCCCGCTGTCGCGTCGATTCTGGCGAGCCAGCGCGACCGCTACATTCTCGACCCCGGGCTGGGACATCTGCAGGATACGAACGACCGTTTCATCGGCAACATGCAAAAAGACGGTACCTACTCGGTTGTGCCTCGCATCCCCGGCGGAGAGATCACCCCGGAGAAACTAGCTGTGATCGCGGATGTTGCCCGCGATTTCAACCTGTACACCAAGCTCACCGGCGCCCAGCGCATCGGCATGTTCGGGGCACGCCTGGAACAGCTCCCGCATATCTGGAAACGCCTGGTTGACGCCGGGTTTGAGTCCGGGCAGGCGTACGGAAAGAGCCTGAGGACTGTGAAATCCTGTGTGGGTTCAACCTGGTGCCGCTACGGACAGCAAGACAGTGTGGGCATGGCAGTGCACCTGGAGAACCGGTATAAGGGTCTGCGCAGTCCGCACAAGTTTAAGCTCGGGGTATCCGGTTGCGCCCGTGAATGCGCGGAGGCCCGAGGCAAAGACATCGGTGTGATCGCCACGGATAAAGGGTGGAACCTGTACGTTGGCGGTAACGGCGGCTTCACTCCCCGCCATGGTGATCTGCTCGCTCAGGACGTCGACGACGAAACCCTGGTGCGCCTGATTGACCGCTTCATGGGGTACTACATCCGCACCGCAGAGAAACTACAGCGCACCGCGGCCTGGATCGAGTCACACGACGGTGGTTTCGAGCACGTGAAACGGGTTGTGGTCGATGACGAGCTCGGAATCTGCGATGAACTCGAAGCGGAAATGCAAGAGTTTGTCGACGGACACATTGACGAGTGGGTTGCCACGATCAATGACCCGGCGAAGCTCGCGCGGTTCCGCTCATTCATCAACGCCCCGGACGCCCGGGATCCGCTTTTCGCCTATGTGCCAGAGCGCGATCAGCACCGCCCGGCGACGCTGGAGGAGCGCGAGCAGGTTCTCGCCTCAGGGCCGATCATCCCCCTGCGGGATGCTCACGGGGCACCGGTTGATGCCTGACGACAGCCTCGACCAGCACCAGCACCGCCGTGACCTCCCGGGGCTCGATGCCCTCGCCGTTCTGGACGTTGCCGGGCGCTCGGTGCTGGTCGAGGGAGATACCCCTGCCTCCTGGCATCTGGCCCACCAGCTGCGGGTGCGCGGGGCCGAGGTGACGCGCTTGGGTCCCGGGTTGGGTAATGCTCCGATTCCTGCGGTGCTCATGAGAGCGGAACGATTAGCGGATCAGCGAGGTCTGGGCGCCAGAATTCTTCAGCGGCCCAGCGAACGTGCCCGTGAGCTGACCCAGTGTGACCCGGCAGCACTCGCGGATACCGATAAGACGGCGGATATGGTGTCGGATGAGGTCGTTGATACGGATGCGGTGGCTGATACGGCGGATGCCGCTGATCCGGCGGATGCCGCTGATCCGGCTGCGGTGCTGAGGCGGTTTCGGCAGCGGGCCGACATTGTGGCCTCTGCTGATCCGTCCGCACGGCCCCTGCTTCGGCTCGATCACGACCGGGATCCTGGAATCTTCGGTAGCGGCGTGAACTTCGATGATGCCGCACCGCACCCGGGTGAAGTGGTTCTGGTGGGAGGGGGCCCGGGCGATCCAGGGTTGCTGACCACTGCTGCTTGTCAGGCGATTGCCCGCGCGGATGTTGTGCTGTTGGATCGGCTCGGAATAGGTCGTCATGCGCTAGACCTCGCGCCGGGAGCACTAATTATCGACGTCGGTAAGCTCCCGGGGGATCATGTGATCCCTCAGCAGCGGATTGAAGCGGAGATGGTGGAGCTGGCACGCACCAGGGCTCGGGTGGTTCGCCTTAAAGGCGGTGACCCGTTCGTCTTCGGTCGCGGAAGTGAAGAATGCCGAACGCTGCTGGCACACGGCCTGATGGTGCGGGTTATTCCG
Coding sequences within it:
- the nirB gene encoding nitrite reductase large subunit NirB; protein product: MTQDDAPKHIVVVGGGPAAHRFAETMHRRDENRRYKVTVISEEKEAPYDRVNLAKRWDRSYDLTLGDPTLWQDEHVDLILGDKVNSLDTTAKTVRTSSGTIYGYDELVLATGSNAFTPPVTGWDTKGVFVYRTVEDVDRMSACVEAMKHDTDRTGIAVVLGGGLLGLEAAGGLAAEGYNVHLVELAGWLMPSQLDEGGGHMLNHLISQRGITLHCGVSLDKVVSRAERGLGNTPVDDPTSDVASVLLSDGTEIGADMVCLAVGIRPRDELAQVGDFDMGIRGGVLVDQACRTSVPHVWAIGEVAAMEGRCIGLVAPANTMAEVVADRLLGGTASFGTVDGSTKLKLSGIDVASFGDAKSGGKDTLDVVYADPTKGIYQKLVMSTDAKTLLGGILVGDAANYSTLRAYIGRELPGDPSAYFAAAGGEAPDTGDFPDEVTVCSCNNVTAGTIKEAIRGHGDFGQPAQDIPTLKACTSAGTQCGSCIPLMSKILANELSKAGIAVSTALCEHFAMPRSELYTLIKDGQLTSFDDVIAAHGTGHGCDICKPAVASILASQRDRYILDPGLGHLQDTNDRFIGNMQKDGTYSVVPRIPGGEITPEKLAVIADVARDFNLYTKLTGAQRIGMFGARLEQLPHIWKRLVDAGFESGQAYGKSLRTVKSCVGSTWCRYGQQDSVGMAVHLENRYKGLRSPHKFKLGVSGCARECAEARGKDIGVIATDKGWNLYVGGNGGFTPRHGDLLAQDVDDETLVRLIDRFMGYYIRTAEKLQRTAAWIESHDGGFEHVKRVVVDDELGICDELEAEMQEFVDGHIDEWVATINDPAKLARFRSFINAPDARDPLFAYVPERDQHRPATLEEREQVLASGPIIPLRDAHGAPVDA
- the cobA gene encoding uroporphyrinogen-III C-methyltransferase, coding for MPDDSLDQHQHRRDLPGLDALAVLDVAGRSVLVEGDTPASWHLAHQLRVRGAEVTRLGPGLGNAPIPAVLMRAERLADQRGLGARILQRPSERARELTQCDPAALADTDKTADMVSDEVVDTDAVADTADAADPADAADPAAVLRRFRQRADIVASADPSARPLLRLDHDRDPGIFGSGVNFDDAAPHPGEVVLVGGGPGDPGLLTTAACQAIARADVVLLDRLGIGRHALDLAPGALIIDVGKLPGDHVIPQQRIEAEMVELARTRARVVRLKGGDPFVFGRGSEECRTLLAHGLMVRVIPGITSAIAAPARAGIPVTHREVTHGFVVVSGHHLFSPAHCAALRTLNLTIVILMGVGRISVTVNGLRDAGFPGSTPVAIAQDAYGPSEQLVISDLDRIEHDAERCGVSSPAVLVIGDVVSMRIAAGQLTDVLAPTSPGDCQQQEAV